In Bacillus rossius redtenbacheri isolate Brsri chromosome 9 unlocalized genomic scaffold, Brsri_v3 Brsri_v3_scf9_2, whole genome shotgun sequence, one DNA window encodes the following:
- the LOC134542816 gene encoding protein PET100 homolog, mitochondrial: MGGWLLEVGKMALYMAFPVGMFHFFNQPEYFEEWVVKTRRAIFPPDSKTHREELEACMRQMQQRRDRELMRQLEESDES, translated from the coding sequence ATGGGCGGTTGGTTGCTGGAAGTGGGCAAGATGGCCCTGTACATGGCGTTCCCCGTCGGGATGTTCCACTTCTTCAACCAGCCCGAGTACTTCGAGGAGTGGGTGGTGAAGACGCGGCGCGCCATATTCCCCCCCGACAGCAAGACGCACCGCGAGGAGCTGGAAGCGTGCATGCGCCAGATGCAGCAGAGGCGCGACCGGGAGCTGATGCGCCAGCTGGAGGAGAGCGACGAGTCGTAA
- the LOC134542820 gene encoding SUMO-activating enzyme subunit 2: protein MASRIPGIFSENLNDLILKSKVLVVGAGGIGCELLKNLVFTGFENIVIVDMDTIEVSNLNRQFLFQKKHVGQPKAIVARESALRFNPNANIEAIHDSIIGEKYGDAFFRKFDIVMNALDNSAARLYVNRLCVNADVPLIESGTAGYNGQVELIKKGLSECYACMPKPRQKSFASCTIRNTPSEPIHCIVWAKHLFNQLFGEEDEEEDISPDTADPEAAGDAAAESLKADAVARVSTRTWAKDCSYNSAKLLRKLFFEDIKYLLSMTNLWENRNRKRPVPLDLDNVPDEVAGSSKAEVGPGLTNHRLWSVAECVRIFTDAVAGLKKKAEVLKEGDYLVWDKDNKDDMNFVAACANIRMHIFGIPQKTCFDVKAMAGNIVPAIATTNAIVAGQIVIHALRVLEGRLKDCQTVYVRMYPNSKRQVLVPEKYLTKPSEECYICANVNQVLLTVDLEAMTLKALEDQVLKQHLGMSVPDVMDAGSGKIIISDDVDYTETATLAEMGVVDGTILAVDDLSQSDCKMTLTVSHAKPEAGEPSFKLSAKIQKPDRNGVDVLEETSPEKKRKLADDNPTSSKKQKVECNTIEYDDDDDDIIISIP, encoded by the coding sequence ATGGCGTCACGTATTCCGGGAATATTTTCTGAGAATTTGAATGATTTAATATTGAAATCAAAAGTTTTAGTCGTGGGTGCTGGTGGAATAGGATGTGAGTTGTTGAAAAACTTGGTTTTCACCGGTTTCGAAAACATCGTTATCGTGGACATGGACACCATAGAAGTGAGTAATCTTAACCGGCAGTTTCTCTTTCAAAAGAAACACGTTGGGCAACCGAAAGCTATAGTCGCCCGCGAAAGTGCGTTGAGATTCAATCCCAATGCAAATATAGAGGCCATACATGACAGTATTATTGGGGAGAAATACGGCGACGCTTTCTTCCGCAAGTTTGACATTGTGATGAATGCTTTGGACAACAGTGCCGCGAGGTTGTACGTGAATCGCTTGTGCGTGAACGCCGACGTCCCGCTGATAGAGAGCGGCACGGCGGGCTACAACGGGCAGGTGGAGCTCATCAAGAAGGGATTGTCCGAGTGTTACGCGTGCATGCCGAAACCGCGCCAAAAAAGTTTCGCGAGCTGCACCATCCGCAACACGCCGTCGGAGCCCATCCACTGCATCGTGTGGGCCAAGCACTTGTTCAACCAGCTGTTCGGCGAGGAGGACGAGGAGGAGGACATATCGCCCGACACGGCCGACCCGGAGGCGGCGGGCGACGCTGCCGCAGAGTCGCTGAAGGCCGACGCCGTCGCTCGCGTCTCCACGCGCACTTGGGCCAAGGACTGCTCGTACAACTCGGCCAAGCTGCTGCGCAAGCTGTTCTTCGAGGACATCAAGTACCTGCTGAGCATGACCAACCTGTGGGAGAACCGGAACAGGAAGCGCCCCGTGCCGCTGGACCTGGATAACGTCCCCGACGAGGTGGCGGGCAGCAGCAAGGCCGAGGTGGGCCCCGGCCTGACGAACCACCGGCTGTGGAGCGTGGCGGAGTGCGTGCGGATCTTCACGGACGCCGTCGCCGGCCTGAAGAAGAAAGCCGAGGTCCTGAAGGAGGGCGACTACCTCGTCTGGGACAAGGACAACAAGGACGACATGAACTTCGTGGCGGCCTGCGCCAACATCCGCATGCACATCTTCGGCATCCCCCAGAAGACGTGCTTCGACGTGAAGGCGATGGCGGGGAACATCGTGCCGGCCATCGCAACGACCAACGCCATCGTCGCGGGTCAGATCGTGATCCACGCCCTCCGTGTGCTGGAGGGTCGGCTGAAGGACTGCCAGACGGTGTACGTGAGGATGTACCCGAATTCCAAGCGGCAGGTGCTGGTTCCCGAGAAGTACCTGACGAAGCCGTCCGAGGAGTGCTACATCTGTGCCAACGTGAACCAGGTGCTCCTGACGGTCGACTTGGAGGCCATGACGTTGAAGGCGTTGGAAGACCAGGTCCTGAAGCAGCACTTGGGGATGAGCGTGCCGGATGTGATGGATGCCGGCTCTGGCAAGATCATCATCTCGGACGACGTGGACTACACGGAGACGGCGACGCTGGCGGAGATGGGCGTTGTGGACGGCACCATTCTGGCGGTCGACGACCTGTCGCAGTCGGACTGCAAGATGACCTTGACCGTGAGCCACGCCAAGCCGGAGGCGGGAGAACCTTCGTTCAAGCTGAGCGCGAAGATCCAGAAGCCAGACCGCAATGGTGTGGATGTGCTAGAGGAAACCAGCCCTGAGAAGAAGCGTAAGTTGGCAGATGACAATCCGACCTCTTCAAAGAAACAGAAAGTGGAGTGTAATACGATTgaatatgatgatgatgatgacgatatCATCATAAGTATTCCGTAG